Proteins from a single region of Ammospiza nelsoni isolate bAmmNel1 chromosome 28, bAmmNel1.pri, whole genome shotgun sequence:
- the LOC132085129 gene encoding lysosomal acid glucosylceramidase-like, with amino-acid sequence MGAVGALCWRLLAVLLAVHRAAGARPCSPKYFGRDAMVCVCNATYCDTLDPLVLPAHGYYVKYESSKAGKRLERSEGKFLHKLCAPDVVLRLDMTQRFQRVKGFGGSITDAAAINILSLPERAQDHLLRSYFSEEGLEYNLIRLPMASCDFSLHAYTYDDVPYDYELTHFALRDEDTKLKIPLLHRASAMSKRPLSLYASPWTSPTWLKTSESYVGKGTLKGQAGDKYHKTWANYFVRFLDEYAKHNVTFWAVTAENEPTAGLINNYPFQCLGFTAEQQRDFIAQDLGPALANSSHRHVQLIILDDNRLHLPHWARVVLEDEQAARYVHGIGIHWYLDFIGPIQDTVLPTHELFPDYFILATEACIGAHFWERDVILGCWERGNQYSHSILTNLNHFVAGWTDWNLALDLEGGPNWVKNYVDSPIIVDSSEGIFYKQPMFYHMGHFSKFIPEGSQRVGLVASRESKKTALEYTAFLRPDGAVVVVVLNRSPQDITFGLADTVGLLAAVAPANSIQTYVWQRQ; translated from the exons aTGGGGGCGGTCGGTGCCCTGTGCTGGCGGCTGCTGGCGGTGCTGCTGGCCGTGCACCGGGCCGCAG GCGcccggccctgcagccccaagTACTTCGGCCGTGATGCCATGGTCTGCGTTTGCAATGCCACCTACTGTGACACGCTGGACCCCCTGGTCCTGCCAGCCCACGGTTACTACGTCAAATACGAGAGCAGCAAGGCTGGCAAGCGGCTGGAGCGGAGCGAGGGGAAATTCCTGCACAAACTCTGCGCCCCAG atgTCGTCCTCAGGCTGGACATGACGCAGCGCTTCCAGAGGGTGAAGGGTTTTGGTGGCTCCATCACCGACGCGGCCGCCATCAACATCTTATCCCTGCCGGAGAGAGCCCAGGATCACCTGCTGCGCTCCTACTTCTCTGAGGAGG ggctggagtaCAACCTCATCCGGCTCCCCATGGCCAGCTGTGACTTCTCCCTCCATGCCTACACCTACGATGACGTCCCCTACGACTACGAGCTCACCCATTTTGCCCTGCGGGACGAGGACACCAAGCTGAAG atCCCCCTCCTTCACCGAGCCTCGGCCATGAGCAAGCGGCCGCTGTCGCTGTACGCCAGCCCCTGGACCTCCCCCACATGGCTGAAGACCAGCGAGTCCTACGTGGGGAAGGGGACACTgaaggggcaggcaggggacaAGTACCACAAGACCTGGGCCAACTACTTTGTAcg GTTCCTGGATGAATATGCCAAGCACAATGTGACATTCtgggcagtgacagcagagaACGAGCCCACGGCCGGGCTGATCAACAACtaccccttccagtgcctgggtttcacagctgagcagcagagggacTTCATTGCCCAGGACCTGGGCCCAGCACTGGCCAACAGCTCCCACCGCCACGTCCAGCTCATCATCCTGGACGACAACCGGCTCCACCTCCCGCACTGGGCCAGAGTG GTCCTGGAGGATGAGCAGGCAGCTCGCTATGTCCACGGCATCGGCATCCACTGGTACCTGGACTTCATTGGCCCCATACAGGACACAGTGCTGCCCACTCATGAGCTCTTCCCTGACTACTTTATCCTGGCCACGGAGGCGTGCATCGGGGCCCATTTCTGGGAGCGGGATGTGATTCTGGGCTGCTGGGAGCGGGGGAACCAGTACAGCCACAGCATCCTGACG AATCTGAACCACTTTGTGGCTGGCTGGACTGACTGGAATCTGGCCCTGGATCTGGAGGGGGGCCCTAACTGGGTCAAGAACTATGTGGACAGCCCCATCATCGTGGACAGCAGTGAAGGCATCTTCTACAAACAGCCCATGTTCTACCACATGGGGCACTTCAG TAAATTCATCCCCGAGGGCTCCCAGCGCGTGGGGCTCGTCGCCTCCAGAGAGTCCAAGAAGACAGCGCTGGAGTACACGGCTTTCCTGCGCCCCGACGGGGCTGTGGTTGTGGTGGTTCTGAACCG GTCCCCGCAGGACATCACCTTTGGGCTGGCGGACACCGTGGGCCTCCTGGCGGCTGTGGCTCCGGCCAACTCCATCCAGACCTACGTGTGGCAGCGGCAGTGA
- the LOC132085127 gene encoding lysosomal acid glucosylceramidase-like, translating into MRALGILGWLFLLLLPVSQVAGARPCMPKDFGHGSPVCVCDATYCDTLDPLVVPAPGSYVKYESSKAGKRLERSEGKFQSRMSTRGLLLTLNISTLYQHVKGFGGSLSDAAAMNILKLSQPAQDNLLRSYFSESGIEYNLIRVPMACSDFSVRPYSYDDVPKDYELKHFRLADEDVEMKIPLLRRALAMSKRPLLLFASPWTAPAWMKSNGDVRGKGTLKGKAGDKYHKTWANYFIKFLDEYAKRNVTFWAVTAQNEPLAGLFTPPQAPTIAFTAAQQRDFIAQDLGPALARSSHRTRLLMLDDQRIHLPHWAKVVLGNATAARYVAGLAVHWYLDAIVPPAWTLEATHKLFPDHFLLYTEACTGFFMFRFAVSLGCWERGDHYSYSILTVMNHFVSGWTDWNLALDLDGGPNWVKNFVDSPVIVDGSKDVFYKQPMFYHMGHFSKFIPEGSRRVGLHSSRRCLLCQLEHVAVLRPDGALVLVVLNRSAQAGMRVVLSPSRACSAFLFLLRFGRDVPFGIRDPAMGFIETVAPAHSIQTYLWRQQ; encoded by the exons ATGCGGGCTCTCGGCATCCTGGgctggctgttcctgctgctgctgccggtgTCTCAGGTGGCAG GTGCCCGACCCTGCATGCCCAAGGATTTTGGGCACGGCTCGCCGGTCTGTGTCTGCGATGCCACCTACTGCGACACGCTGGACCCCCTGGTCGTGCCAGCCCCCGGCTCCTACGTCAAATACGAGAGCAGCAAGGCCGGGAAGCGGCTGGAGCGGAGCGAGGGGAAATTCCAGAGCAGAATGAGCACCCGAG ggctgctgctgacgCTCAACATCTCCACGCTGTACCAGCACGTGAAGGGCTTCGGAGGGTCCCTCTCGGATGCTGCTGCCATGAACATCCTGAAGTTGTCCCAGCCGGCCCAGGACAACCTGCTGCGCTCCTACTTCTCCGAGAGCG ggatCGAGTACAACCTCATCCGGGTGCCCATGGCGTGCAGCGACTTCTCCGTGCGCCCCTACAGCTACGATGATGTCCCCAAGGACTATGAGCTGAAGCACTTCAGGCTGGCGGACGAGGACGTGGAGATGAAG ATTCCCCTCCTGCGCCGAGCTTTGGCCATGAGCAAGCGGCCgctgctgctgtttgccagcCCCTGGACCGCCCCAGCCTGGATGAAGAGCAACGGGGACGTCCGTGGGAAGGGGACTCTGAAGGGGAAGGCCGGGGACAAGTACCACAAGACCTGGGCCAACTACTTCATCAA GTTCCTGGATGAATATGCAAAACGCAACGTGACTTTCTGGGCGGTGACGGCCCAGAACGAGCCGCTGGCGGGGCTCTTCACGCCCCCCCAGGCCCCCACCATCGCCTTCACGGCCGCTCAGCAGCGGGATTTCATCGCGCAGGACCTGGGCCCCGCGCTGGCCCGCAGTTCCCATCGCACACGGCTCCTGATGCTCGACGACCAGCGCATCCACCTGCCGCATTGGGCCAAAGTG GTGCTGGGAAATGCCACAGCTGCCCGTTACGTGGCTGGCCTGGCCGTCCACTGGTACCTGGATGCCATCGTCCCACCTGCCTGGACCCTGGAGGCCACCCACAAGCTCTTCCCTGACCATTTCCTCCTCTACACTGAGGCCTGCACTGGCTTCTTCATGTTCCGCTTcgctgtgtccctgggctgctgggagagaggagacCACTACAGCTACAGCATCCTGACG GTCATGAACCACTTTGTGTCCGGTTGGACCGACTGGAACCTGGCCCTGGACCTGGACGGAGGCCCCAACTGGGTCAAGAACTTTGTGGACAGCCCCGTCattgtggatggcagcaaggaTGTTTTCTACAAGCAGCCTATGTTCTACCACATGGGGCACTTCAG CAAGTTCATCCCCGAGGGCTCCCGGCgtgtggggctgcacagcagCCGCCGCtgcctcctgtgccagctggagCACGTGGCCGTCCTGCGCCCTGACGGTGCCCTAGTCCTGGTGGTCCTCAACAGGtcagcccaggcagggatgagggtggtgctcagccccagccGTGCCTGCTCagcctttctctttctcctcagGTTTGGCCGGGATGTGCCCTTTGGAATCCGGGATCCTGCCATGGGCTTCATTGAGACTGTGGCTCCAGCTCACTCCATCCAGACCTACCTGTGGcgccagcagtga